One Burkholderia cepacia genomic window carries:
- a CDS encoding shikimate kinase, whose translation MPPLTVIHLNGPINSGKTTIGLALARVLPDARFIDGDDHDAPEDAPFDVQWAIALERIVRCIAEERKRFLVVAYPIGDMEFERLRAACGARSARLFVATLAPPEAVALSDRGERVLTDWERERIAQMYREGYASRPFSDCLVDTARLSADACAADIARRVEAGFSRLFRPGSSQ comes from the coding sequence ATGCCACCCCTGACCGTCATCCACCTGAACGGCCCGATCAACAGCGGCAAGACGACGATCGGTCTCGCGCTCGCTCGCGTGCTGCCCGATGCGCGCTTCATCGACGGCGACGATCACGATGCGCCCGAAGACGCACCGTTCGACGTGCAATGGGCGATCGCGCTGGAACGCATCGTTCGCTGCATCGCGGAAGAGCGCAAACGTTTTCTGGTCGTCGCATACCCGATCGGCGACATGGAATTCGAGCGGCTGCGCGCCGCATGCGGCGCACGCTCGGCGCGTCTGTTCGTCGCGACGCTGGCGCCGCCGGAAGCGGTCGCGCTGTCGGACCGCGGCGAGCGTGTGCTGACGGATTGGGAGCGGGAAAGAATCGCGCAGATGTATCGCGAAGGTTATGCGTCGCGGCCATTCAGCGATTGTCTCGTCGATACGGCGCGGTTGTCGGCAGACGCGTGTGCGGCGGATATCGCGCGGCGTGTCGAAGCGGGGTTCTCACGACTTTTCAGGCCAGGGTCTTCGCAGTAG